Proteins encoded within one genomic window of Manis pentadactyla isolate mManPen7 chromosome 4, mManPen7.hap1, whole genome shotgun sequence:
- the SNF8 gene encoding vacuolar-sorting protein SNF8 isoform X3, translating into MTRKPRFHVGEPEAYPGTWRPRVPAARRPGAGMHRRGVGAGAIAKKKLAEAKYKERGTVLAEDQLAQMSKQLDMFKTNLEEFASKHKQEIRKNPEFRVQFQDMCATIGVDPLASGKGFWSEMLGVGDFYYELGVQIIEVCLALKHRNGGLITLEELHQQVLKGRGKFAQDVSQDDLIRAIKKLKALGTGFGIIPVGGTYLIQSVPAELNMDHTVVLQLAEEHLLKEGLAWLDLQAPGEAHYWLPALFTDLYSQEITAEEAREALP; encoded by the exons ATGACGCGCAAGCCGCGCTTCCACGTTGGGGAGCCGGAGGCTTATCCCGGGACGTGGAGACCCCGGGTCCCGGCAGCACGGCGGCCCGGGGCGGGAATGCATCGCCGCGGGGTGGGAGCTGGCGCCATCGCCAAGAAGAAGCTTGCCGAG GCCAAGTATAAGGAACGAGGGACTGTCTTGGCTGAGGACCAGCTGGCCCAG ATGTCCAAGCAGCTGGACATGTTTAAGACCAACCTGGAGGAATTTGCCAGCAAGCACAAGCAGGAGATCCGGAAGAATCCGGAGTTCCGGGTGCAGTTTCAGGACATGTGTGCCACCATTGGGGTGgatcctctggcct ctGGAAAAGGATTTTGGTCTGAGATGCTAGGTGTGGGAGACTTCTATTACGAGCTGGGTGTGCAGATTATTGAAGTGTGTCTAGCCCTGAAGCATCGGAATGGAG GTCTGATAACTCTGGAGGAACTGCATCAACAGGTGTTGAAAGGAAGGGGCAAATTTGCACAGGATGTCAGCCA AGACGACTTGATCAGGGCCATCAAGAAACTAAAGGCACTTGGCACTGGCTTCGGCATCATCCCTGTGGGTGGCACTTACCTCATTCAGTCTGTTCCAGCTGAGCTCAATATGGATCACACCGTGGTGCTGCAACTGGCAGAG GAACACCTGCTGAAGGAAGGGCTGGCCTGGCTAGACCTGCAGGCCCCAGGGGAGGCCCACTACTGGTTGCCAGCTCTCTTCACTGACCTCTACTCCCAGGAGATTACAGCTGAGGAGGCCAGAGAAGCCCTTCCCTGA
- the UBE2Z gene encoding ubiquitin-conjugating enzyme E2 Z yields MAESPTEEAATATAGAGATGPGASGVAGVVGVSGSGFGPPFLPDVWAAAAAAGGAGGPGSGLAPLPGLPPSAAAHGAALLSHWDPTLSSDWDGERTAPQCLLRIKRDIMSIYKEPPPGMFVVPDTVDMTKIHALITGPFDTPYEGGFFLFVFRCPPDYPIHPPRVKLMTTGNNTVRFNPNFYRNGKVCLSILGTWTGPAWSPAQSISSVLISIQSLMTENPYHNEPGFEQERHPGDSKNYNECIRHETIRVAVCDMMEGKCPCPEPLRGVMEKSFLEYYDFYEVACKDRLHLQGQTMQDPFGEKRGHFDYQSLLMRLGLIRQKVLERLHNENTEMDSDSSSSGTETDLHGSLRV; encoded by the exons ATGGCGGAGAGTCCGACTGAAGAGGCGGCGACAGCGACAGCGGGCGCTGGGGCGACGGGCCCTGGGGCGAGCGGCGTCGCCGGTGTTGTTGGCGTTAGCGGCAGCGGATTCGGGCCGCCTTTCCTGCCGGATGtgtgggcggcggcggcggcggcgggcggggccgggggaCCGGGGAGCGGCCTGGCTCCGCTGCCCGGGCTCCCGCCCTCGGCCGCTGCCCACGGGGCCGCGCTGCTTAGCCACTGGGACCCCACACTCAGCTCCGACTGGGACGGCGAGCGAACCGCGCCGCAGTGTCTACTCCGGATCAAGCG GGATATCATGTCCATTTATAAGGAGCCTCCTCCAGGAATGTTCGTTGTACCTGATACTGTTGACATGACTAAG ATTCATGCATTGATCACAGGCCCATTTGACACTCCTTATGAAGGGGGTTTCTTCCTGTTCGTGTTTCGGTGTCCGCCCGACTATCCCATCCACCCACCTCGGGTCAAACTGATGACAACGGGCAATAACACAGTGAGGTTTAACCCCAACTTCTACCGCAATGGGAAAGTCTGCTTGAGTATTCTAGG TACGTGGACTGGCCCTGCCTGGAGCCCAGCCCAGAGCATCTCTTCTGTGCTCATCTCCATCCAGTCCCTGATGACTGAGAATCCCTATCACAATGAGCCTGGCTTTGAGCAG GAGAGACATCCAGGAGACAGCAAAAATTACAATGAATGTATTCGGCATGAAACCATCAGAGTGGCAGTCTGTGACATGATGGAAGGAAAATGCCCCTGCCCTGAACCCCTACG AGGGGTGATGGAGAAGTCCTTCCTGGAGTATTATGACTTCTATGAGGTGGCCTGCAAAGATCGCCTTCACCTTCAAGGCCAGACTATGCAG GACCCTTTTGGAGAGAAACGGGGCCACTTTGACTACCAGTCCCTCTTGATGCGCCTGGGACTGATTCGTCAGAAAGTGCTGGAGAGGCTCCATAATGAGAACACCGAAATGGACTCTGATAGCAGCTCTTCTGGGACAGAGACAGACCTGCACGGGAGCCTGAGGGTTTAG
- the SNF8 gene encoding vacuolar-sorting protein SNF8 isoform X1: MTRKPRFHVGEPEAYPGTWRPRVPAARRPGAGMHRRGVGAGAIAKKKLAEAKYKERGTVLAEDQLAQMSKQLDMFKTNLEEFASKHKQEIRKNPEFRVQFQDMCATIGVDPLASGKGFWSEMLGVGDFYYELGVQIIEVCLALKHRNGGLITLEELHQQVLKGRGKFAQDVSQDDLIRAIKKLKALGTGFGIIPVGGTYLIQSVPAELNMDHTVVLQLAEKNGFVTVSDIKASLKWEPERARQVLEHLLKEGLAWLDLQAPGEAHYWLPALFTDLYSQEITAEEAREALP, encoded by the exons ATGACGCGCAAGCCGCGCTTCCACGTTGGGGAGCCGGAGGCTTATCCCGGGACGTGGAGACCCCGGGTCCCGGCAGCACGGCGGCCCGGGGCGGGAATGCATCGCCGCGGGGTGGGAGCTGGCGCCATCGCCAAGAAGAAGCTTGCCGAG GCCAAGTATAAGGAACGAGGGACTGTCTTGGCTGAGGACCAGCTGGCCCAG ATGTCCAAGCAGCTGGACATGTTTAAGACCAACCTGGAGGAATTTGCCAGCAAGCACAAGCAGGAGATCCGGAAGAATCCGGAGTTCCGGGTGCAGTTTCAGGACATGTGTGCCACCATTGGGGTGgatcctctggcct ctGGAAAAGGATTTTGGTCTGAGATGCTAGGTGTGGGAGACTTCTATTACGAGCTGGGTGTGCAGATTATTGAAGTGTGTCTAGCCCTGAAGCATCGGAATGGAG GTCTGATAACTCTGGAGGAACTGCATCAACAGGTGTTGAAAGGAAGGGGCAAATTTGCACAGGATGTCAGCCA AGACGACTTGATCAGGGCCATCAAGAAACTAAAGGCACTTGGCACTGGCTTCGGCATCATCCCTGTGGGTGGCACTTACCTCATTCAGTCTGTTCCAGCTGAGCTCAATATGGATCACACCGTGGTGCTGCAACTGGCAGAG AAAAATGGCTTCGTGACTGTCAGTGATATCAAAGCCAGTCTTAAATGGGAGCCCGAGCGAGCGCGGCAGGTGCTG GAACACCTGCTGAAGGAAGGGCTGGCCTGGCTAGACCTGCAGGCCCCAGGGGAGGCCCACTACTGGTTGCCAGCTCTCTTCACTGACCTCTACTCCCAGGAGATTACAGCTGAGGAGGCCAGAGAAGCCCTTCCCTGA
- the SNF8 gene encoding vacuolar-sorting protein SNF8 isoform X4: protein MTRKPRFHVGEPEAYPGTWRPRVPAARRPGAGMHRRGVGAGAIAKKKLAEAKYKERGTVLAEDQLAQMSKQLDMFKTNLEEFASKHKQEIRKNPEFRVQFQDMCATIGVDPLACLITLEELHQQVLKGRGKFAQDVSQDDLIRAIKKLKALGTGFGIIPVGGTYLIQSVPAELNMDHTVVLQLAEKNGFVTVSDIKASLKWEPERARQVLEHLLKEGLAWLDLQAPGEAHYWLPALFTDLYSQEITAEEAREALP, encoded by the exons ATGACGCGCAAGCCGCGCTTCCACGTTGGGGAGCCGGAGGCTTATCCCGGGACGTGGAGACCCCGGGTCCCGGCAGCACGGCGGCCCGGGGCGGGAATGCATCGCCGCGGGGTGGGAGCTGGCGCCATCGCCAAGAAGAAGCTTGCCGAG GCCAAGTATAAGGAACGAGGGACTGTCTTGGCTGAGGACCAGCTGGCCCAG ATGTCCAAGCAGCTGGACATGTTTAAGACCAACCTGGAGGAATTTGCCAGCAAGCACAAGCAGGAGATCCGGAAGAATCCGGAGTTCCGGGTGCAGTTTCAGGACATGTGTGCCACCATTGGGGTGgatcctctggcct GTCTGATAACTCTGGAGGAACTGCATCAACAGGTGTTGAAAGGAAGGGGCAAATTTGCACAGGATGTCAGCCA AGACGACTTGATCAGGGCCATCAAGAAACTAAAGGCACTTGGCACTGGCTTCGGCATCATCCCTGTGGGTGGCACTTACCTCATTCAGTCTGTTCCAGCTGAGCTCAATATGGATCACACCGTGGTGCTGCAACTGGCAGAG AAAAATGGCTTCGTGACTGTCAGTGATATCAAAGCCAGTCTTAAATGGGAGCCCGAGCGAGCGCGGCAGGTGCTG GAACACCTGCTGAAGGAAGGGCTGGCCTGGCTAGACCTGCAGGCCCCAGGGGAGGCCCACTACTGGTTGCCAGCTCTCTTCACTGACCTCTACTCCCAGGAGATTACAGCTGAGGAGGCCAGAGAAGCCCTTCCCTGA
- the ATP5MC1 gene encoding ATP synthase F(0) complex subunit C1, mitochondrial, which yields MQTTGALLIPPALMRCCTRSLIRPVSASFLSRSETPSKQPSCSSSPLQVASREFQTSIVSRDIDTAAKFIGAGAATVGVAGSGAGIGTVFGSLIIGYARNPSLKQQLFSYAILGFALSEAMGLFCLMVAFLILFAM from the exons ATGCAGACCACTGGGGCACTCCTCATTCCTCCTGCTCTG ATGCGCTGTTGTACCAGGAGTCTAATCAGGCCTGTGTCTGCCTCCTTCCTGAGTAGATCAGAGACTCCATCTAAACAG cCTTCCTGCAGCAGCTCCCCACTCCAGGTGGCCAGCCGGGAGTTCCAGACCAGTATTGTCTCCCGAGACATTGACACAGCAGCCAAGTTTATTGGTGCTGGAGCCGCCACAGTTGGTGTGGCTGGTTCAGGGGCCGGCATTGGGACAGTGTTTGGGAGCTTGATCATTGGCTATGCCAG GAACCCGTCTCTCAAGCAGCAACTCTTCTCCTATGCCATTCTGGGCTTTGCCCTATCTGAGGCCATGGGACTCTTCTGTTTGATGGTTGCCTTCCTCATCCTCTTCGCCATGTGA
- the SNF8 gene encoding vacuolar-sorting protein SNF8 isoform X2 produces MTRKPRFHVGEPEAYPGTWRPRVPAARRPGAGMHRRGVGAGAIAKKKLAEAKYKERGTVLAEDQLAQMSKQLDMFKTNLEEFASKHKQEIRKNPEFRVQFQDMCATIGVDPLASGKGFWSEMLGVGDFYYELGVQIIEVCLALKHRNGGLITLEELHQQVLKGRGKFAQDVSQDDLIRAIKKLKALGTGFGIIPVGGTYLIQSVPAELNMDHTVVLQLAEKNGFVTVSDIKASLKWEPERARQVLVCDFWNSPVKMGPGRVEVGGWNTC; encoded by the exons ATGACGCGCAAGCCGCGCTTCCACGTTGGGGAGCCGGAGGCTTATCCCGGGACGTGGAGACCCCGGGTCCCGGCAGCACGGCGGCCCGGGGCGGGAATGCATCGCCGCGGGGTGGGAGCTGGCGCCATCGCCAAGAAGAAGCTTGCCGAG GCCAAGTATAAGGAACGAGGGACTGTCTTGGCTGAGGACCAGCTGGCCCAG ATGTCCAAGCAGCTGGACATGTTTAAGACCAACCTGGAGGAATTTGCCAGCAAGCACAAGCAGGAGATCCGGAAGAATCCGGAGTTCCGGGTGCAGTTTCAGGACATGTGTGCCACCATTGGGGTGgatcctctggcct ctGGAAAAGGATTTTGGTCTGAGATGCTAGGTGTGGGAGACTTCTATTACGAGCTGGGTGTGCAGATTATTGAAGTGTGTCTAGCCCTGAAGCATCGGAATGGAG GTCTGATAACTCTGGAGGAACTGCATCAACAGGTGTTGAAAGGAAGGGGCAAATTTGCACAGGATGTCAGCCA AGACGACTTGATCAGGGCCATCAAGAAACTAAAGGCACTTGGCACTGGCTTCGGCATCATCCCTGTGGGTGGCACTTACCTCATTCAGTCTGTTCCAGCTGAGCTCAATATGGATCACACCGTGGTGCTGCAACTGGCAGAG AAAAATGGCTTCGTGACTGTCAGTGATATCAAAGCCAGTCTTAAATGGGAGCCCGAGCGAGCGCGGCAGGTGCTGGTATGTGACTTTTGGAACAGCCCAGTAAAGATGGGCCCCGGACGGGTGGAGGTGGGTGGATG GAACACCTGCTGA